TGGTGCCACAGCGTGgggggcagctcctgcctctcccacattgaatgattttattattactgcAATAGCCAGATAGGCTGCAAACCCTCTCCCACATTGATTTTGGCTACCAAATGACCCAGGGGGCGGCCAGGGCAGGTATTTGCCCCGCCTGTCAGGTGGCTGCAAGTTTCCGACAGAGTGAATCAGATCTGTCCTGTCTGTCCCCCCCAGGCCTCCTGGATCATTTCAGCCCCTGGAAATGGTGTTGGTTTTTGACACACAGTGAGCAGACTTCTGTCTAAAAGCGCCTTTCCAAAGATTTTGTCAGAAGCAATTCTTGTTCTTGGCTACAGGCTCGAAAAGGGCGGCCTAGACGTCTGAAGGGAGGGATTGGCTGGCACAGAATTTTGCAGTATGTGCCAAGctattcttctctttctcttccccccccccttccccaccacagaacATGGGGAGATGGCGTCCTCCTAACAACGTGGCACTGCTATGGTTCTCTGCTGCCACCTGCTGGTTTGCACACTGTTACCTTCTCAGATTTGGAGGGAGGGTTAGAGTGAGTGAGCCGGTGTTCAGATTAATAGGGTACAGCCTCCAACCCTATCTGTTCACCCGTCTGCACTTATAACGGCTGTCAGCGCAATGTTCTCAACCAATGAGTTTCATCCTGAGCAGGGTGAGGGCAGAAAATGATGTAGCCGATTCTCGCCCGGTTTCTAATTTGCCCTTCCTGGACGAAGTGATTGAGAGAGCCCATCTCGAGGTCTTCTTGGAGAACTCATCTGCTCTaggcccttttcagtctggtttcagacgAGGCTATGGGATGGTGACTGCTGTGCTGGCTTTAGCTGAAGACCTCCgtctgaatgtagacaaaggcgAGGCCTCTCAGTCGCTCTACTGGGTTTATCTGCTGCCATTGATACAGCAGatgatgccatcttgttgaggctcTTGGAGGCAGCAGTAGGCATCAGGGGTTGTGTGCTGGACTGGTTCAAAGCATTCCTCACTGACTGAACTCAAATGACTGCCATTGGGGACCAGTTATCGttgtgggacctatcctgtgggcTTCCGTGGGATGCAGTTCCTATCCCCTATGCTCTTCAGTCTCTATGTAAAACCCTTAGGCCAAATTATTTgtagttttgaagaagaagagttggtttttatatgccgactttctctaccacttaaggaagaatcaaaccagcttacaatcaccttcccttccccacaacagacacgctgtgaggtaggtgggtctgagaaagctccaagagagctgtgactagcccaaggttttgAGGTTGGCTGTCATCAGTATGCAGACAATCCTCAGCTATGTGTAtccttttccaaatctggtgatgtggtagaggtcctaaatcactgcctggctgctgtgattTGTTTATGCTGTTGTTCAAGTTGATCCACTAGGAGTGAATTAATTGAAACTGAACTCTGGAAAGACAAGgttaatgctggttgggaaggcagaggtcttgaaggaccttatgcccccccccacacacacacacacacacacattcagtggGATTCGGCTGAACCTTGCTGAGCCAGTTAAGAGCCTCTGGGTTATACCAGatccaacattattgctggagaaacaaATGAATGTAGCTGCAAAAAAATCgccttcttccaactcagcctagcttggAAGATGGCCTTCTACCTTTATATGGACCATCTGGCCACCGGGATCCACGCCACGGTAACCTCGAgactagactagactactgtaatccactctacataggtctcaggcagaggtctttcacaacacctacttacctagtccctttaactggagattgaacctgggaccttctgcatgcaaagcagatgctctaccactgagccacggcccctccaggaaaggtgtcggcgggtaccatggcacccatgggcaccatattgggAACCCCTGGCTTAACATGTCATGTTAGTAGTTACTCTGTGCTTCAATTCTGGTTGGTTTCCAGAAGTCACATCCTATTGCTTTGTCTATTGGATGTCCCactctgttgattgtattgacttattttgtgtaatccaccttgagtcccagggaGAATGGCGGACTATCAATAACATAAACAAACAGTGAGCCAAGATGAAGAGGCTCCCGCTAAAGACGTGGGGAGAATTACCGCCAAAGGGTTTCCGGTTTGTCTCAAGACAGCCGTCTGGCTTTGTAGTCAGGATCCTTGTAATGTTctgtccttcctctgcagatcaaGTATCATGAAGAATTTGAAAAGAGCCGGATGGGCACACCTGGTGGGGAGGGCGGAGAACTGGAACGCCGCAACTCTCAGGAGGGCGCCAACTACAGGAGGCCAgtggaacagcagcagcagccacccccGCACCAGCAACCTCACCACATCCAGCCAAGTACCCCTGGTAAATGAGCTGTGGTTGTGCTTGAGTTGGGGGAAGGGTTGTTGTGGCCTCCGTTAACTCCTGAAGAGCTAGCTCTCCATTGCCCCTGTCAGTTCTTCTTGGAACGGTTGTAAGAATTCTGTGACCGGGACAATTCAGAGCGGAAGTCCAACAGAATTTCTGGCTCAAGCAGAATCTGGACTTCTGTATTGCCTCCCCAGGGTTCCCGGGCACGCTTTCCAATCTCATCAACAACCTAGAGTTGgctgactgtttttttttttgtcttccccAGTGTACCACCACCAGCCGCCACCACAGGCAGCGTCTCAGTCCTATGGCTACAAGGAGCCAGCAGCACCTGTCTCCATACAGCGTAATGCCCCATCTGGAGGAGGGGTGAGTGCAGCCTCGGGGAAGAAGGGAACTGATGGCTCATGAGCCTTTTTCGTGGCAGGGAGAGGGGGTTGTTTTCAGAACATCTCGCCCGTTGCAAGTTCCCCCTTGCCTGCAAggagatgagagccagcatactgtagtggttaagagctgtggtttggagctgtggactctgatctggtgaacggggttggtttccccactcctccgcatgaagccagctgggtgaccttgggctagtcacagttctctgtgagcgctctcagccccacagggagctctctcacagggtgcctattgtggggaggggaagggaaggcaattgtaagccggtttggttcttccttaagtagtagagaaagttggcatataaaaaccaggtcATCTTCTTAATGACTTTTCACGTGAGCATGTGAAAGGTTCAGATTTTTCACTCCGAACTGAGGTATTTTCTAAGCTTGTGGAGGAAAGGAAGTGCTCTTCAGAGTAAATCACCTGACTGCCAAGAACACACCGTGCAGCTGTGCAGACAATGCAAACACGTGTGCCAAGCAAATCAACGTCATTAAGTGTGCCTGGTGCTTTGCATTTAAAATCCAGGCCCCGGGGGGGACAATACCTCATGAAAACTGGATGAAACATGGCAACATCCTGCTTTCAGCTCCCCACAGAGTCCATGATTGCGCCAATATTTGGGTCATGATCTAAGGCCATCCTTGCCTTCAGTGCCAGCTGTGATAGTAACGTCCTCTCAAGTCCAGTCCTGTTCCTTGGCCAAAGTTTGCCCCCACATAAACCCTTAGGAGTCAGGTCACAGCATGCCATAATGGTAGCACAGCGCCAAAATGTCTGTGGGTTTAATGGCTTTCCTCCAGTCTCGGTCACCTGCAGGTAATgtgactcagtggaacaggcttcctcgggaggtggtaagctctccttccctggaggtttttaagcagaggctagatggccatctgtcagcaatgctgattctgtgaccttaggcagatgatgagagagagggcatcttggccatcttctgggaaggagtaggggtcactgggtgtgtgtgtggggaggtagttgtgaatttcctgcattgtgcagggggctggaccagatgaccctggtggtccctttcagctctatgattctgtggagcACTGCATGTCTAGGGAAGTCACTCAAGTGGTGGGGAGCATCACCAGCCCCATTCATTATTGCTTTTGGTGGCTGCCAGTGCCGAGATAGTTCTGAGATACTCTTACTTGTTTCTGAAGCAGCTGCTGATGTACAGTAGAAATAAATCTCTTTTTTGGATGAAATTCAGATACCCCTTCTGTGACTCAGTACCCCCATCTTGTGGAGATCCAGAATCTAAAGATATTGCACTGTCAGGGGTTGGGGCAGGCGGCTACCTCCCATGTCCCCTGGATACCTTGGTCACTGGCAGGTCAAGGCCCTTTCCCGCAATTCTTAACTGCCTCAGTGCAAAGCTTATTTCTCCCTTGCTGGGTAAATTcgctgaagagtcagttgagcttttggcaaagaagctcctattaagagaagatcctcagctcatgctccaaactgccaagttctgcgctgttgctattaaaatatgcagatctttattagagaatgatcgttagaatgttttacaattttatcaatgtTAAGGTGATAAGTTTAAttgggggttgtttttattgatcttacacctttatttgtacaggcagtctgattctgcggtgcaaaactattgagtctggaaatgttgatgtgttggcatgttattggtcagttgaccgtattaataaatttgaatttgaaactGCCTCAGTGTACAAACTGCACTTCCGTAGGCAGCTGCTGCTAGCAGAACCGGGTGACCAGCATCAGTCCCCGTTTCTTTGTGCGCAAACCCCACAGAAACCCCTGAGTGCTGATCTgtctcttccttctccccacGCCCTCCACCCTAAAACCCTCAGAAGCGGTTCCGCGCGGTTTATGATTACAACGCGGCGGACGAGGACGAGGTCTCCTTCCAGGACGGCGACATGATCATCAACGTGCAGCAGATCGACGATGGCTGGATGTATGGCACCGTCGAGCGGACCGGCGACACGGGCATGCTTCCGGCCAACTACGTGGAGGCTATATGAGCCCTGCCTGGGTGCTGCCCTGGATGCAAGCGGGGGAAGGGCTCTCATCGTGTGCTTCTCGTTCCATTGTCCCTTCACTGCTGTCTCTTGTCACGCATCGGTTACTTTCTTCTGAGCCTCTGGGCTTGGtcctttttttttattcttctgcCAACATAGCCTTGTTTTTGGAGGCATTTGACATTGGGgtgtctctcactctctctcttttttaaactaTCCTTGTAAGACTTTTTTGAAAAGACCAGCTGTCCTTCCATCCTCTCCCTCTGCTTTCATGGAACTTGGCACTGTGCTCTCCTCCCTCTACAGGGACCTGCCATTTTTGGGAAGTGATTCGAATTCTGAATTAAGTGAGACTGATCTAACCAAACCGCTACGTGGGAACGGGAACTCGGGAGCCCTAAGGGAATGAACCTGGTGCCATACTTGCTTTTAGGGCTCTAGGGCCTTCAGTAACTTGGGGAGAGCCTCTGACCAATTTTCCTCTAGAAAAAAAATTGCCCCGGGGCCTTTGTTGGCATGTTAACCCTGGCTCACCTATCTTCCTTTCTGTAATGTTTAAATATCAGCTTGACAGAAGCCCTTGGTGGAATCATCCTCCATTGCTTGCTTGTACAAAACAGCATATCTGTAACATCTACGGGGAAGATGAAGGACGGTTTAAGTGCTGAATGCGAAGGATGGAGGCAGAGGGTTtaggagaaggaaaggaggtgACTTGTAGCAATTACACCCGAGCATTGGCTCCTGGATTCCAGGGCTAAGTTAAGAGCTGGGGTCTCCTTCTCCGAGGCTGGGAAGAGAGGGCGCGCGCACTGGCATCCCTGCAGTTAAACAGTCTGGTGCGGAAAGGGCCCTGGGCTTTCAGTGGAGCCTAAGCTCTCTGGCCCCTGAGGAGGCTCGGTCTGCACAACTCC
This genomic window from Euleptes europaea isolate rEulEur1 chromosome 18, rEulEur1.hap1, whole genome shotgun sequence contains:
- the LASP1 gene encoding LIM and SH3 domain protein 1; the encoded protein is MNPSCARCGKIVYPTEKVNCLDKFWHKACFHCEVCKMTLNMKNYKGYEKKPYCNAHYPKQSFTMVADTPENLRLKQQSELQSQVRYKEEFEKNKGKGFSVVADTPELQRIKKTQDQISNIKYHEEFEKSRMGTPGGEGGELERRNSQEGANYRRPVEQQQQPPPHQQPHHIQPSTPVYHHQPPPQAASQSYGYKEPAAPVSIQRNAPSGGGKRFRAVYDYNAADEDEVSFQDGDMIINVQQIDDGWMYGTVERTGDTGMLPANYVEAI